A genomic region of Oryza glaberrima chromosome 1, OglaRS2, whole genome shotgun sequence contains the following coding sequences:
- the LOC127759989 gene encoding probable pectinesterase/pectinesterase inhibitor 61, translating to MFRHLAALILAAVVLASTSSGVVDARPVHTGPYHVVIRTAAKPSRRLIGLGGNAAICQEVHYKALCGTLTTLPGVMTPQQLLDAALRVAESKAMMAEKRLADVMKSRAVKAEGTSMSSTLDTCKGAYSSLADALQKARDTIKSGGSHDDLMTELSSASTFSTDCGEAFDEFPDLTSPIPGAQRHVNRLVSNCLDLAATIKEN from the exons ATGTTCCGACACCTCGCCGCCCTGATCCTGGCCGCCGTCGTCTTGGCGTCCACAAGCTCCGGCGTCGTCGATGCCCGTCCTGTCCACACCGGCCCGTACCACGTCGTCATCAGAACCGCCGCCAAGCCCAGCCGTCGCCTGATCGGGCTCGGCGGCAATGCCGCCATATGCCAAGAG GTGCACTACAAGGCGCTGTGCGGCACGCTGACGACGCTGCCGGGGGTGATGACGCCGCAGCAGCTGCTGGACGCGGCGTTGCGGGTGGCGGAGTCCAAGGCCATGATGGCGGAGAAGCGGCTGGCCGACGTGATGAAGTCGCGCGCGGTGAAGGCCGAAGGCACGAGCATGTCGTCGACGCTCGACACGTGCAAGGGCGCCTACTCGTCGCTGGCCGACGCGCTGCAGAAGGCGCGCGACACGATCAAGAGCGGCGGCAGCCACGACGACCTGATGACCGAGCTGTCGTCCGCCTCCACCTTCTCCACCGACTGCGGGGAAGCCTTCGACGAGTTCCCGGACCTCACGTCGCCCATACCCGGGGCGCAGCGCCACGTCAACCGCCTCGTCAGCAACTGCCTCGACCTGGCTGCCACCATCAAAGAAAACTGA